The following are from one region of the Ananas comosus cultivar F153 linkage group 20, ASM154086v1, whole genome shotgun sequence genome:
- the LOC109725885 gene encoding uncharacterized protein LOC109725885, whose protein sequence is MAAFTRISCWLWGVKDHDTSSVSPNPSANLPSGFREFDSLQFPSVNSHRMRPSSRRIKKKRQSREERRRIDREYDVVLVPSDGGCMSGSESDGSDWSIGWLEPHAPDFLSEVETENSFAVLVPCYGRGRHEQEEFSKNNVFGTTNDLMEENIYENKNFIEQWLSSLESS, encoded by the exons ATGGCGGCTTTTACCCGCATCTCTTGCTGGTTATGGGGAGTAAAAGATCATGACACTTCCAGTGTGTCCCCGAACCCTTCTGCGAATCTTCCTTCCGGATTTCGGGAATTCGATTCTCTGCAGTTTCCATCAGTTAATAGCCATAGAATGAGGCCTTCGTCGCGAAGAATCAAGAAGAAGCGGCAAAGCCGGGAGGAAAGGAGGAGAATTGATAGGGAGTATGATGTTGTTCTCGTCCCGTCGGACGGTGGGTGCATGTCGGGGTCAGAATCGGATGGTTCGGATTGGTCTATCGGATGGTTAGAACCCCACGCACCCGATTTCCTGAGCGAAGTCGAAACGGAGAATAGCTTCGCTGTCCTCGTCCCCTGCTATGGCCGCGGCCGCCATGAGCAGGAGGAGTTCTCCAAGAACAATGTTTTTGGTACTACAAACGATCTCATGGAAGAGAATATTTATG AGAACAAGAACTTTATCGAACAGTGGCTTTCTTCTCTTGAGAGCTCGTAA
- the LOC109725607 gene encoding RING-H2 finger protein ATL14-like, with the protein MSPHPIDRALPALRFDELGLPDLAHGGAWCAVCLDEFEGAAEVRRPTGCGHVFHRACLDRWILASPAAALALRTCPLCRAPLVSGDGAGDELAPLLIPLCFAPS; encoded by the exons atgtctC cccacCCCATCGACCGCGCCCTCCCCGCGCTCCGCTTCGACGAGCTCGGGCTCCCCGACCTCGCCCATGGCGGGGCGTGGTGCGCGGTGTGCTTGGACGAGTTCGAGGGCGCCGCGGAGGTGCGGCGCCCGACGGGGTGCGGCCACGTGTTCCACCGCGCGTGCCTCGACCGTTGGATCCTCGCCTCCCCCGCCGCGGCGCTCGCGCTGCGCACGTGCCCGCTCTGCCGCGCCCCCCTCGtctccggcgacggcgccggcgacgagcTCGCGCCGCTGCTGATCCCCCTCTGCTTCGCCCCCTCGTAG